One region of Peribacillus simplex genomic DNA includes:
- the queD gene encoding 6-carboxytetrahydropterin synthase QueD, whose product MYGFTIVDKLQKIDQDIQRSQLKYTTKRVMVSKEFTFDAAHHLHDYEGKCKNLHGHTYKVIFGLSGYTDSRGLMIDFGDIKDIWKNEIEIHLDHRYLNETLPLMNTTAENMVVWIYEKMAEALSLKEYEGARVEFVRLYETPTSYAEARREWMESE is encoded by the coding sequence ATGTACGGTTTTACTATAGTAGATAAACTCCAAAAAATAGATCAAGATATTCAGCGCAGCCAATTGAAATATACAACTAAAAGGGTCATGGTCAGTAAGGAATTTACCTTTGACGCAGCACACCATCTACATGACTATGAAGGAAAATGCAAGAACTTGCATGGCCATACGTATAAGGTCATTTTCGGATTGAGCGGGTATACGGATTCACGCGGTTTGATGATAGATTTCGGGGACATCAAGGATATATGGAAAAATGAAATCGAAATCCACCTTGATCATCGTTATTTGAATGAAACCTTGCCGCTCATGAACACTACGGCTGAAAATATGGTTGTCTGGATTTATGAAAAAATGGCCGAAGCCCTTTCATTAAAGGAATATGAGGGTGCTAGGGTCGAATTCGTTCGACTATACGAAACGCCGACAAGCTATGCCGAAGCCAGACGGGAGTGGATGGAAAGTGAGTAA